Proteins encoded together in one Macadamia integrifolia cultivar HAES 741 chromosome 8, SCU_Mint_v3, whole genome shotgun sequence window:
- the LOC122085561 gene encoding uncharacterized protein LOC122085561 — MADGFTETSLGAFPAADAEAELNPGLNKNLQADATPAEMAATSKEIKEQADIIRNKKTEKDGVQKLKSAVIISGVVVAVIGAIYAITKKLREK, encoded by the exons ATGGCAGATGGATTCACAGAGACATCTCTTGGAGCATTTCCAGCGGCTGATGCGGAAGCAGAATTAAATCCAGGCCTGAACAAGAACTTGCAGGCCGATGCCACGCCGGCAGAAATGGCAGCTACATCCAAGGAGATCaag GAACAAGCGGATATAATAAGGAACAAAAAGACCGAAAAAGATGGAGTGCAGAAGCTGAAATCAGCGGTTATAATATCCGGTGTGGTGGTGGCGGTGATCGGAGCTATCTACGCCATAACCAAGAAGTTGAGAGAGAAATGA
- the LOC122085449 gene encoding uncharacterized protein At2g27730, mitochondrial, which yields MASRIAARYVSRRFSSGGKILSEEEKAAENVYIKKTEQEKLEKLARKGPKPEETSTGSSGSVAEAKTNGPASSTSGGVSTDKNRNYAVLAGVITGLGVLGWYLKSSSKKPEEVQD from the exons ATGGCGTCGAGAATTGCAGCAAGATACGTATCCAGAAGGTTCTCGAGCGGTGGAAAAATCCTCAGTGAAGAGGAAAAGGCTGCAGAGAACGTTTACATCAAG AAAACTGAACAGGAGAAGTTGGAGAAGCTTGCACGCAAG GGCCCTAAACCAGAAGAAACATCAACAGGCTCAAGTGGGTCAGTGGCTGAGGCCAAAACCAATGGCCCTGCATCATCAACATCTGGTGGTGTATCAACAGACAAGAATCGAAACTATGCAGTTCTGGCAGGTGTCATAACGGGTCTTGGTGTATTGGGCTGGTATCTCAAATCAAGCTCCAAGAAGCCGGAAGAAGTCCAGGATTGA